A window from Pyrococcus yayanosii CH1 encodes these proteins:
- a CDS encoding ArsA family ATPase: MRECFLPKKGYRAVFVIGKGGVGKTTMSAAISLALAQKGYRTLVVSLDPAHNLGDVLGVRLEDRPREIAENLYASEVDMEGMIKAYLKHIEETLKHTYRYLTVINLEKYFEVLRYSPGIEEYATLEVIRRVLSRGDEWDVIIFDTPPTGLTLRVLALPRIARTWADKLIELRLKILDRRKAIEKIHGERKFKLPSDPHEDAVLRELMAYREEVSDIEAVLTDPEKTSVVAVMNPEMLPLYETERAFAMLRRFGIPFTLIVMNKILRLENPPDELRVKMEAQEKVLGLVEEKFPGVEVIRIPMMAEEPRGLEKLIELGKVIVEGGPW; this comes from the coding sequence ATGAGAGAGTGCTTCCTCCCCAAGAAAGGTTATAGAGCGGTGTTCGTCATAGGAAAGGGGGGCGTAGGAAAGACAACGATGAGTGCCGCAATCTCCTTGGCACTTGCCCAGAAGGGCTACAGGACGCTCGTGGTTTCCCTGGATCCCGCCCATAACCTTGGGGACGTGCTCGGGGTCAGGCTAGAGGACAGGCCCAGGGAGATCGCGGAAAATCTCTACGCGAGCGAAGTGGATATGGAGGGAATGATAAAAGCCTACCTCAAGCACATTGAGGAGACCCTAAAGCACACCTACAGGTATCTTACCGTGATAAACCTCGAGAAGTACTTTGAGGTCCTGCGCTATAGTCCTGGAATCGAGGAATATGCAACCCTTGAGGTCATCAGGAGAGTACTTAGCCGGGGCGATGAGTGGGATGTAATAATCTTTGATACTCCTCCTACAGGCCTCACCCTCCGCGTGCTCGCCCTTCCCCGCATAGCAAGGACGTGGGCCGACAAGCTGATAGAGCTGAGGCTGAAGATACTTGATAGAAGGAAGGCGATAGAGAAGATACACGGAGAGAGAAAGTTCAAGCTGCCAAGTGACCCCCATGAAGACGCTGTTCTCAGGGAGCTCATGGCCTATAGGGAGGAGGTTAGCGATATAGAGGCTGTTCTAACGGATCCCGAGAAGACGAGCGTCGTGGCGGTCATGAACCCCGAGATGCTACCCCTTTACGAGACGGAGAGGGCGTTTGCTATGCTGAGGAGGTTCGGCATTCCGTTCACCCTCATCGTCATGAACAAAATCCTGAGGCTAGAGAATCCACCGGATGAGCTTAGGGTAAAGATGGAAGCGCAGGAGAAAGTCTTGGGGCTTGTTGAGGAAAAGTTTCCTGGTGTCGAGGTCATCCGCATACCAATGATGGCCGAGGAGCCAAGAGGGCTTGAGAAGCTGATTGAACTCGGAAAGGTTATAGTGGAGGGTGGCCCATGGTGA
- the hypE gene encoding hydrogenase expression/formation protein HypE produces the protein MKIRLEHGAGGEVMEELLRDVILKNLTLKSAGGVGLDALDDGATIPFGDKHIVFTIDGHTVKPIFFPGGDIGRLAVSGTVNDLAVMGAKPIALANSMIIGEGFDGDDLVRILRSMDETAKEVPVPIVTGDTKVVEEGIGMFIITAGIGIAERPISDAGAQIGDVILVSGTIGDHGIALMSHREGISFETELKSDVAPVWEVVEAVAKAIGWENIHAMKDPTRGGLSNALNEMARKANVGILIREADVPVRPEVRAASEMLGISPFDVANEGKVVMSVAREFAEEALEAMRKTEKGRNAAIIGEVIGEYRGKVLMETGIGGKRFLEPPVGDPIPRVC, from the coding sequence ATGAAGATCAGGCTGGAGCACGGTGCCGGTGGAGAGGTTATGGAAGAGCTCCTCAGGGATGTAATCCTGAAGAACCTAACGCTCAAGAGCGCCGGCGGAGTAGGTCTGGATGCGCTCGACGACGGCGCGACGATACCCTTCGGCGACAAGCACATCGTTTTCACGATAGACGGCCACACCGTTAAGCCAATATTCTTTCCGGGCGGCGACATAGGTCGCTTAGCGGTAAGCGGAACCGTGAACGACTTGGCGGTAATGGGTGCCAAGCCAATAGCCCTCGCAAACTCCATGATAATCGGTGAGGGATTTGACGGGGACGACCTCGTAAGAATCCTTCGCTCAATGGACGAGACCGCAAAGGAAGTGCCCGTCCCGATAGTCACTGGGGACACCAAGGTCGTCGAGGAAGGGATAGGGATGTTCATAATCACGGCGGGAATCGGAATTGCAGAGAGGCCGATAAGTGATGCTGGGGCCCAAATAGGAGATGTTATCCTCGTCAGCGGCACGATAGGGGACCATGGAATAGCACTTATGAGCCACCGCGAGGGGATAAGCTTTGAGACGGAGCTGAAGAGTGACGTGGCCCCTGTGTGGGAGGTCGTCGAGGCAGTAGCGAAGGCGATAGGATGGGAAAACATCCACGCCATGAAAGACCCGACGAGGGGTGGTTTAAGTAACGCCCTCAACGAGATGGCCAGAAAGGCCAACGTGGGTATACTGATAAGGGAGGCTGACGTCCCGGTGAGGCCGGAGGTCAGGGCGGCCAGCGAGATGCTTGGAATAAGCCCCTTCGACGTGGCCAACGAGGGCAAGGTCGTTATGAGCGTGGCGAGAGAGTTCGCAGAAGAAGCTTTGGAGGCAATGAGAAAGACGGAGAAGGGCAGGAATGCGGCAATAATTGGAGAAGTAATCGGCGAATACCGCGGCAAGGTCTTGATGGAGACGGGCATAGGAGGAAAGCGCTTTTTGGAGCCACCCGTTGGGGACCCGATCCCGAGGGTCTGCTAA
- the ftsY gene encoding signal recognition particle-docking protein FtsY → MFGKLREKLKAFVKRVEENVEREEEEAKKKGLLDRLIQVEIKEKDVDEALDELELELLEADVALEVVDALREKIKERLVGKKVRIGTDKAKVIEEAVKEAVLEILRPEREVDLLEEIKKSEKPYVILFVGFNGSGKTTTIAKLAHWLKKNGLSVVIAASDTFRAGAIEQLEEHARRVGVRVIKHDYGADPAAVAYDAIQHAKARGIDVVLIDTAGRSETNRNLMDEMRKIARVTRPNLVIFVGDALAGNAIVEQARQFNEAVRIGGVILTKLDADARGGAALSISHVINAPILFVGVGQGYDDLRPFDEKWFIERIFGEAEA, encoded by the coding sequence ATGTTCGGAAAGCTTAGGGAGAAGCTGAAGGCCTTCGTGAAGAGGGTCGAGGAGAACGTCGAGAGGGAGGAGGAAGAGGCCAAGAAAAAGGGACTCCTAGACAGGCTTATTCAGGTGGAGATAAAGGAGAAGGACGTTGATGAGGCTCTCGACGAGCTTGAACTCGAACTTCTGGAGGCGGACGTGGCTCTGGAAGTTGTAGACGCCCTCAGGGAGAAGATAAAGGAAAGGCTCGTCGGTAAAAAGGTTCGGATAGGCACGGACAAGGCGAAAGTTATCGAAGAGGCCGTTAAGGAGGCCGTCCTTGAGATCCTCAGGCCCGAGAGGGAAGTGGATCTCCTTGAGGAGATAAAGAAGTCCGAGAAGCCCTACGTGATACTCTTCGTCGGGTTCAATGGTTCGGGGAAAACCACGACGATAGCAAAGCTTGCACACTGGCTCAAGAAGAATGGCCTGAGCGTTGTCATCGCGGCCAGCGACACCTTCAGGGCAGGGGCCATAGAGCAGCTTGAGGAGCATGCCAGACGCGTTGGGGTGAGGGTTATAAAGCACGATTACGGGGCTGACCCTGCCGCCGTCGCCTACGACGCCATCCAGCACGCGAAGGCTAGGGGAATAGACGTCGTTCTCATAGACACGGCCGGAAGAAGCGAGACGAACAGGAATTTGATGGACGAGATGCGGAAGATAGCCCGCGTCACGAGGCCGAACCTCGTGATCTTTGTCGGTGACGCTCTGGCTGGGAACGCCATAGTCGAGCAGGCCCGTCAATTTAACGAGGCCGTGAGGATAGGGGGCGTCATCCTCACCAAGCTCGATGCGGATGCGAGGGGCGGTGCTGCGCTGAGCATAAGCCACGTCATAAACGCTCCAATACTCTTCGTCGGCGTTGGCCAAGGCTACGATGACCTAAGGCCATTTGATGAGAAGTGGTTCATCGAGAGGATATTTGGGGAGGCGGAGGCATGA
- a CDS encoding DUF167 domain-containing protein — MIKETGYGVLLSLYVRPNAKKNAVEGIDEWRERIKVSVTAPPVGGKANRELVKFLSKLLGAEVEIVRGETSREKDVLVKGKTVEEVKKKLGL; from the coding sequence ATGATTAAGGAAACCGGTTATGGCGTCCTCCTTTCCCTCTACGTTAGACCCAACGCGAAAAAGAACGCGGTTGAGGGAATCGACGAGTGGAGGGAAAGGATAAAGGTCAGCGTAACAGCACCGCCCGTAGGCGGAAAGGCCAACAGGGAGCTCGTTAAGTTCCTCTCAAAGCTACTGGGTGCCGAGGTTGAGATAGTCAGGGGAGAGACGAGCAGGGAGAAGGACGTTCTCGTGAAGGGAAAAACCGTGGAAGAGGTAAAGAAGAAGCTGGGACTTTAG
- a CDS encoding metal-dependent hydrolase, whose protein sequence is MVKVKFLGHAAFYIEGSKKILIDPFLSGNPVAAAKPEELEADLILVTHAHGDHVGDAAEIARRTGAKIVAMYDIANYLVENNKGITTVGMNYGPTEIDGVKIVQVPAWHSSSDGKYSIGNACGYIIELDGVKIYHAGDTFVFKDMELFAELYGPIDLALLPIGGHFTMGVEEAAKAVELLKPKKVIPMHYNTWPPISADPEEFKRLVGDKAEVIILKPGEMIEL, encoded by the coding sequence ATGGTGAAGGTGAAGTTCTTGGGGCATGCGGCTTTCTACATCGAGGGAAGCAAGAAAATCCTGATAGACCCCTTCCTGAGCGGAAACCCAGTAGCTGCAGCAAAGCCTGAGGAGCTTGAGGCTGACCTCATACTCGTGACCCACGCCCACGGGGACCACGTTGGAGATGCCGCCGAGATAGCCAGGAGGACTGGTGCCAAAATAGTGGCAATGTACGACATCGCCAATTACCTCGTCGAGAACAACAAGGGCATAACAACCGTGGGCATGAACTACGGCCCGACTGAGATTGACGGCGTCAAGATCGTCCAAGTTCCAGCCTGGCACTCCAGCAGCGATGGCAAGTACAGCATCGGAAACGCCTGCGGCTACATCATCGAGCTCGACGGCGTTAAAATCTACCACGCGGGCGACACCTTCGTCTTCAAGGACATGGAGCTCTTCGCAGAGCTCTATGGACCCATAGATCTAGCCCTGCTCCCGATAGGCGGCCACTTCACGATGGGCGTGGAGGAGGCCGCGAAGGCCGTGGAGCTGCTTAAGCCGAAGAAGGTCATCCCAATGCACTACAACACCTGGCCACCGATTTCCGCCGACCCCGAGGAGTTCAAGAGGCTCGTGGGTGACAAGGCCGAAGTGATAATCCTCAAGCCCGGTGAGATGATAGAGCTCTAA
- a CDS encoding OBG GTPase family GTP-binding protein — protein sequence MPTNVTAEYLEAEEEYRNAKTIPEKIRALEKMYATVPKHKGTEKLRLMIKRKLAELRKELEKQRQQRKGGGYSLAVKKEGAAQIVLVGFPNVGKSELLRALTGVDVESADYPFTTTEPIPAMMNYKDVQIQLVEVPGLIEGAALGKGMGPQLLAVVRNADAIAIVINLSEDPAKQMEILLREFERAGIKVNKRRPRVEIRKTPSGGIVINGAENIKGDLDEVMRMLREERIHSAEITVKEPVTLEEFADALDDSLVWKKAIIIANKGDAPGSKENYERLVKAYGDRFKIVPVSAKKGINLEAVKEALYEVADIIRVFTKSPGEEPAYPPIALKKGSTVLDVAERIHKDFAKNFRYARVWGKSVKFPGQRVGPDHVLEDGDIVEIHAR from the coding sequence ATGCCCACGAACGTAACGGCAGAGTACTTAGAAGCCGAGGAGGAATACAGGAACGCCAAGACGATTCCCGAAAAGATTCGGGCACTTGAGAAAATGTACGCCACAGTGCCCAAGCACAAGGGAACCGAGAAGCTCAGGCTGATGATAAAGCGCAAGCTCGCCGAGCTCAGGAAGGAACTGGAGAAGCAAAGGCAGCAGAGGAAGGGTGGCGGCTACTCGCTGGCGGTTAAGAAGGAAGGGGCAGCCCAAATAGTCCTCGTTGGTTTCCCGAACGTTGGCAAGTCGGAGCTCCTAAGGGCCTTAACGGGAGTGGATGTTGAGAGCGCCGACTATCCCTTCACGACGACCGAGCCAATACCGGCCATGATGAACTACAAGGATGTCCAGATACAGCTCGTCGAGGTGCCAGGCCTCATAGAGGGAGCCGCCCTCGGGAAGGGCATGGGGCCGCAGTTGCTCGCGGTGGTCAGAAACGCCGACGCCATAGCCATCGTCATAAACCTCAGTGAGGACCCGGCCAAGCAGATGGAAATACTTCTGAGGGAGTTTGAGAGGGCGGGCATAAAGGTGAACAAAAGGAGGCCAAGGGTTGAGATAAGGAAGACACCGAGTGGCGGCATAGTGATAAACGGGGCTGAGAACATAAAAGGTGATCTGGACGAAGTTATGAGGATGCTCCGCGAGGAGAGAATTCACTCGGCCGAGATAACCGTCAAGGAGCCCGTGACATTGGAGGAGTTCGCCGATGCCCTCGACGACAGCCTCGTCTGGAAGAAGGCTATAATAATCGCCAACAAAGGGGATGCCCCGGGTAGCAAGGAGAATTACGAGAGATTAGTTAAGGCTTACGGGGACCGCTTTAAGATAGTGCCCGTCTCGGCGAAGAAAGGAATAAACCTCGAGGCCGTGAAGGAGGCGCTGTATGAGGTAGCGGACATAATAAGGGTCTTCACCAAAAGCCCAGGTGAGGAGCCCGCATATCCTCCGATAGCCCTTAAGAAGGGTTCAACGGTCCTCGATGTGGCGGAGAGAATACACAAGGACTTCGCCAAGAACTTCCGCTACGCGAGGGTGTGGGGTAAGAGCGTGAAGTTCCCGGGACAGAGGGTTGGTCCTGACCACGTGCTTGAGGACGGCGACATTGTGGAGATACACGCCCGCTGA
- a CDS encoding lectin-like domain-containing protein, translating into MKRSVALFALLMILTSPAGALKVISLSEADWILLGNAVLSGDRIILTHAMPDQVSAAWFNRMIDVSRDFSVEFDVHFGSYVSGGEGMAFVLQSEGLAALGSGGDGVGYVGIWPSVAVKFDTNPGEQVYVMVNGRQISRTLFDLQKLGLMEDGGLHRVKIIWDADEKLLRVWVDGIKVIEYRVDIEEVLESRYAYVGWTGATGQGVNLQFVKIVELDLPTVEKAETVGQWNTVGTAYHYPVKMGFVLTPNEAFKAGAIWNKDSLDLRQPFSMIFRVYLGDHNGGDGLVFVLQSQSKNALGMPGRGLGYLGIAPSVAIKIDTDVGLDRHDKEDYIVLMINGRELDEYRTHLGEVEDERTHIFEVRWEPTSKTLSVYLDGELRIKAQVDLINVLDSPYVYFGWTAGTGLRTNLHYVVPLQLIYSSGGPVDEHGAYALWKTVGEAHVNENIRGVQLVEWPGDGLGAAWYGRLVNLSRDFKMTFYFGFDSGRAKAVYFLLQGVGPDVTSPEISPSYGVKIWVDDGEGYLGVVENGNVVEKFNVGKLYGDELHKLRVEWLADSRDLMVYLDEKRIFLKHVDLIDNLGEKAYFGFIGIGGSFFKQGKLEFMAIKPTPNVGTIFEEAIRAVERALNVRVRAEYRIASEWRVEGEEVFVNAKDLEEEWCGVDGGKAYVEIVRSVVRIALSERMHTPSDDLLDALAYRVMKEAGKVGSVNFSKLAECYISQMPMTPMWYRYYEGHLPSPRRPEGWRIEGGDVSGSFVVLKGGRAEYLETLRGFRLTLRTKLQEGESLRIRIGDVSVILGVPDGVIVEVNGSKAFIVPYPMDGDHVISIELSGSTIFISVDGIMLGDVSGITGDIRLSIEGRGAFGIVQFFAEAVITDTAPRIESHETETTSIETETAENAKTTGEGGAGICGPALLSTLALLPLLFRRR; encoded by the coding sequence ATGAAAAGATCCGTTGCATTGTTCGCTCTTCTGATGATACTCACCAGCCCAGCGGGAGCCCTTAAAGTTATATCTCTCAGTGAAGCGGACTGGATTCTTCTAGGCAATGCAGTGCTCTCAGGGGATAGGATAATATTAACCCACGCCATGCCCGATCAAGTGAGTGCCGCGTGGTTCAACCGGATGATAGATGTGAGTAGGGACTTCAGCGTCGAGTTTGACGTCCACTTCGGTTCCTACGTGAGTGGAGGAGAGGGCATGGCCTTTGTCCTCCAGAGTGAGGGGCTGGCCGCTCTTGGTTCGGGAGGAGATGGAGTTGGCTACGTCGGGATATGGCCGAGTGTCGCCGTTAAGTTCGACACGAACCCCGGGGAGCAGGTTTACGTCATGGTGAATGGAAGACAAATCTCAAGGACGCTCTTCGACCTCCAGAAGCTGGGCCTCATGGAGGATGGAGGGCTTCACAGGGTTAAGATAATATGGGACGCGGATGAGAAGCTTTTGAGGGTTTGGGTAGATGGAATAAAGGTCATAGAGTACCGGGTAGACATTGAGGAAGTTCTCGAGAGCCGGTACGCTTACGTTGGATGGACAGGAGCCACGGGCCAAGGGGTTAACCTGCAGTTCGTCAAAATTGTAGAACTCGACCTCCCGACGGTTGAGAAGGCTGAGACCGTTGGCCAGTGGAACACCGTCGGCACGGCCTATCACTATCCCGTGAAGATGGGTTTTGTTCTCACCCCTAATGAGGCTTTCAAAGCTGGTGCTATCTGGAATAAAGACAGCCTTGACCTCAGGCAACCCTTCTCGATGATCTTCAGGGTCTATCTCGGTGACCATAACGGCGGCGATGGTTTAGTCTTCGTGCTTCAGAGCCAGTCTAAGAACGCCCTTGGAATGCCTGGAAGAGGCCTCGGATACCTAGGCATAGCTCCAAGCGTCGCCATCAAGATAGATACGGACGTCGGCCTCGACAGGCACGACAAGGAGGACTACATCGTTCTCATGATCAATGGTCGGGAGCTCGACGAATACAGGACACACCTGGGCGAGGTGGAAGATGAGAGAACGCACATATTTGAGGTCAGATGGGAACCAACCTCCAAAACGCTTAGCGTTTACTTGGATGGGGAGCTCAGGATTAAGGCTCAGGTGGATCTCATTAACGTCCTCGATTCCCCCTATGTTTACTTCGGATGGACCGCGGGCACTGGACTCAGGACAAATCTCCACTATGTGGTTCCCCTTCAGCTCATCTACAGTAGCGGGGGCCCAGTAGATGAACACGGGGCCTACGCTCTCTGGAAGACCGTCGGGGAGGCCCATGTAAATGAGAACATCCGAGGAGTTCAGCTCGTAGAGTGGCCGGGTGATGGCCTCGGAGCGGCGTGGTACGGCAGGCTCGTGAACCTATCGAGGGACTTCAAGATGACCTTTTACTTCGGCTTTGACAGTGGAAGGGCCAAGGCGGTGTACTTCCTTCTCCAGGGAGTTGGTCCAGATGTTACATCCCCGGAAATTAGTCCTAGCTACGGTGTGAAAATCTGGGTTGATGACGGAGAAGGCTACCTCGGAGTCGTAGAGAACGGGAACGTCGTGGAAAAGTTCAATGTTGGAAAGCTTTACGGAGACGAGCTTCATAAACTAAGGGTGGAATGGCTTGCGGATTCACGCGACCTTATGGTTTACCTCGATGAGAAGAGGATATTCCTCAAACACGTAGACCTCATCGACAACCTAGGCGAGAAGGCGTACTTCGGATTCATCGGGATTGGCGGCTCCTTCTTCAAGCAGGGCAAGCTAGAGTTTATGGCCATTAAGCCCACCCCCAACGTTGGAACGATATTCGAAGAAGCCATTAGGGCCGTCGAGCGGGCGCTGAACGTCAGGGTCAGGGCGGAATATAGGATAGCCAGCGAGTGGAGGGTCGAGGGGGAAGAAGTCTTCGTGAACGCCAAGGATTTGGAAGAAGAGTGGTGTGGTGTTGATGGTGGCAAGGCGTATGTGGAAATTGTTAGGAGTGTCGTTAGGATAGCCCTCTCCGAGAGAATGCATACGCCCAGCGATGACCTCTTGGACGCTCTGGCCTATAGAGTTATGAAGGAGGCTGGAAAGGTAGGTAGCGTCAATTTCTCGAAGCTCGCCGAGTGCTATATTTCTCAGATGCCAATGACGCCGATGTGGTACAGGTATTATGAGGGCCACCTCCCATCCCCACGGCGTCCAGAGGGCTGGAGGATAGAGGGGGGAGATGTCAGCGGCTCCTTTGTGGTTCTCAAAGGTGGCAGGGCCGAGTATCTTGAAACCCTAAGGGGGTTCCGCCTGACCCTCAGGACGAAGCTGCAGGAGGGTGAGTCCCTCAGAATCAGGATTGGAGATGTTTCAGTCATCCTCGGAGTTCCAGATGGTGTTATTGTCGAGGTTAATGGGTCCAAGGCATTCATCGTTCCCTACCCGATGGATGGCGACCACGTGATCTCAATAGAGCTCTCCGGAAGCACGATTTTCATAAGCGTCGACGGAATAATGCTAGGAGATGTATCGGGGATAACCGGCGATATACGGTTGAGCATAGAGGGGAGGGGAGCTTTCGGAATCGTTCAATTCTTCGCCGAAGCGGTGATAACTGACACGGCCCCCAGAATTGAGAGTCATGAAACCGAAACAACTTCTATCGAAACGGAAACCGCCGAGAACGCTAAGACTACCGGGGAAGGCGGTGCCGGCATCTGCGGTCCAGCTCTCCTGTCTACCCTCGCCCTCTTGCCACTTCTCTTCAGGCGGCGCTGA
- a CDS encoding cell wall-binding repeat-containing protein, with protein MKKVGIIMGAMLLMALLNMGEVSAQAANIVILVSDNEADLTLAEKVAELLNATIVVTSWGVYNEEVTAEIASLGPSLVLIIGGPRAVVSLYEEDLTDLGINVTRIGGEDRVGTCRLVLEMLAKDYPELLKNVGGAIAYGWDIAALMQIKARKGLLPVLVSENETVDEQILQKFKNVTIMETPYSLRVMERVRAHIGEIAKEERLNITAEVAWEAIEIAENRTALAEELLQNVTIPAASKLLETAQKLLTEAKNAYEDGNYEKAYGLAIAAKAHAEAVIRMAGEDAEMSIRKSLSLKLELKVRMIERVALRLQAIGYNVSQELQLLQQAKEALKRGDTSKALKILEEVEQMIREKVRTVPPRHHKMPIRPGRP; from the coding sequence ATGAAGAAGGTTGGTATTATAATGGGGGCCATGCTCCTGATGGCCCTGCTGAATATGGGTGAAGTGTCTGCACAAGCGGCCAACATAGTGATACTGGTCAGCGACAACGAGGCGGACCTGACCCTCGCGGAGAAGGTCGCGGAGCTCCTCAATGCCACTATCGTCGTGACCTCGTGGGGGGTTTACAACGAGGAAGTGACTGCCGAGATAGCATCACTCGGCCCGAGCCTCGTATTGATAATCGGAGGACCCAGAGCCGTCGTCAGCCTGTACGAAGAGGACCTCACGGATCTTGGCATAAACGTCACCAGGATCGGAGGAGAGGACAGGGTTGGGACCTGCAGACTCGTCCTTGAGATGCTGGCCAAGGATTATCCGGAGCTCCTCAAGAACGTTGGTGGGGCAATAGCGTATGGATGGGACATAGCGGCCCTGATGCAGATTAAGGCCAGGAAAGGCCTCCTACCGGTTCTAGTATCTGAGAACGAAACCGTTGATGAGCAAATACTTCAAAAGTTCAAGAACGTGACAATCATGGAGACGCCATATTCCCTCCGAGTCATGGAAAGGGTTAGGGCCCATATAGGTGAAATCGCCAAAGAGGAGCGGCTCAATATCACCGCCGAAGTCGCCTGGGAGGCCATTGAGATAGCCGAAAACAGGACGGCCCTTGCTGAGGAGCTCCTGCAGAATGTCACTATCCCCGCGGCCAGCAAGCTCCTGGAAACTGCCCAGAAGCTACTCACTGAAGCAAAGAACGCCTATGAGGACGGGAACTACGAAAAGGCTTATGGGTTGGCGATAGCGGCCAAGGCCCACGCGGAGGCCGTCATAAGAATGGCCGGTGAAGATGCAGAGATGAGTATTAGGAAGAGCCTCAGCTTGAAGCTTGAACTCAAAGTTAGGATGATTGAGAGGGTTGCCCTGAGGCTCCAGGCGATTGGCTACAACGTCTCTCAGGAGCTACAGCTCCTCCAGCAGGCAAAGGAGGCACTCAAGAGGGGAGATACCAGCAAGGCCCTTAAGATACTAGAAGAGGTTGAGCAGATGATCAGGGAGAAGGTCAGAACAGTTCCACCCAGGCATCACAAGATGCCCATAAGACCCGGCAGGCCATGA
- a CDS encoding ATP-NAD kinase family protein, which translates to MRVGLIINPIAGMGGRVALKGTDGVVEEAIKRGAKPIAGDIVRLFLSELSHYDEAKDVEFITGPGPLGEDVLKEFPFRYEVIKHREISYRDVRGVRIPDTTAEDTKELARRMLGKVRLIVFAGGDGTARDVFEVIGRAVPMLGIPTGVKMFSGIFALSPEDAARLLVAFLKGEAPLELRPIIDLDEEAYRRDEVRTREFGRALTPVIESLIQGSKEPTPVDEAEEVEALADSVAEEILEEDGIYFLGAGSTIKRIKDKLGIDGTLLGVDVVEVEGGNARLLVKDATERDLLRFLPTRPKIVVTVIGGLSFLFGRGNQQFSPAVLREIPKENIIVVASESKIRNGIVRAYTGDPEVDGKLKGYIRVRVSPWKERVVKIV; encoded by the coding sequence ATGAGGGTGGGACTGATAATCAATCCAATAGCCGGGATGGGTGGAAGGGTAGCCCTGAAGGGAACGGATGGAGTCGTCGAGGAGGCCATAAAGAGGGGCGCCAAGCCGATTGCAGGTGATATCGTCAGGCTGTTCCTCAGTGAGCTGAGCCACTATGATGAGGCAAAGGACGTGGAGTTTATCACGGGACCTGGGCCCCTCGGGGAGGACGTCCTGAAGGAGTTCCCTTTCAGATACGAGGTGATTAAACACAGGGAAATCAGCTACAGAGATGTTAGGGGCGTCAGGATTCCTGACACTACCGCGGAGGACACGAAGGAACTGGCAAGGAGGATGCTTGGAAAAGTTAGGCTAATAGTCTTTGCGGGCGGAGACGGAACAGCGAGGGACGTTTTCGAGGTCATTGGCAGAGCAGTTCCCATGCTCGGCATCCCTACTGGTGTCAAGATGTTCTCGGGGATCTTTGCGTTATCCCCCGAGGATGCGGCCAGACTCCTAGTAGCCTTCCTGAAGGGGGAGGCCCCCTTAGAGCTTCGACCCATTATTGACCTCGACGAAGAGGCCTACAGGAGGGATGAGGTGAGGACAAGAGAGTTCGGAAGGGCCCTGACACCCGTCATTGAGAGCCTCATTCAGGGGAGCAAGGAGCCCACCCCCGTTGATGAGGCGGAGGAAGTGGAAGCCCTCGCCGATTCCGTGGCAGAAGAGATACTCGAAGAGGACGGCATATACTTCCTTGGGGCAGGCTCAACCATCAAGAGGATAAAAGATAAGCTCGGTATAGACGGCACCCTCCTCGGTGTGGACGTGGTAGAGGTAGAGGGAGGGAATGCTAGGCTCCTCGTTAAAGATGCCACCGAGAGGGATCTTCTGCGCTTCCTTCCCACGAGACCAAAGATTGTCGTGACGGTTATAGGGGGCCTTAGTTTCCTCTTCGGGCGCGGCAACCAGCAGTTCTCCCCTGCGGTTCTCAGAGAAATACCCAAGGAGAACATAATCGTCGTTGCGTCTGAGTCCAAGATAAGGAATGGCATCGTGAGAGCCTACACGGGCGACCCAGAAGTTGATGGAAAGCTGAAGGGTTATATAAGGGTCCGTGTGAGCCCGTGGAAGGAGAGGGTGGTTAAAATAGTTTAG